The genomic DNA TGTTAGTAGATAAACCTTCTGTATCGAAAAGAAGTGTTCGATACTCTTGAGCGAGCTCTATGTCACCATTTCGGATCGGATGAACGAGTACTTCAAGCAAAGTAATAACGGATGTTACAACCTCAAATTCGCCGTGCTCTATTGCTCTGAAGAAAGGCTCAACAACCTTTAAGTAAGTAGGATGTTCTTCGATATAATATATCAACGGCATCGTATCAAAACCCACTACACTTCCACGTAGTGAGTCTATCGTTCCCATGAGTTCCGTTCCTCCTCTATGTATCTTTCCACATCGATTTTCCGCCATACCTCTTTACCCAACCCCTTGAACTCCGTGATGCGATGCTTAGGTCGCGGTGCATTCTGTTGACGAACAAGTGCAGCCAACTCCTCCAACAGCCGGAGTTGCTCATCTGGCGTGAGGTTTCGCGCATAATTTAATGCTTCTTGATAGGTGTGAGTTGACATAGCCTTCTCCTTGCAACTTCTGTTACCGATACCACTCAAATCATATCAGAGTCATCACCACTTGTCACATTACTAACGATGCAAGATTTACATATGCTACCGGACGATTACCAGGATTTGCGTTCTTCCTCGATAAATTTCTGCACATCAATACCTTGCCATGCTTCTACTCCTGAACAGTTAATTGTAAGGCTCTTCTCGCTATATGGGAATTGATCTACGCCTTCGCCTCCTGCGCCACCTCCTCCGGTGCCGGGGTACTCGTTTCCTTCGCAACCCTGTCAAATTTCACCAGGCGCACCGACGCGGGCAGGGCTTTCTCGACAGCGGCAAGCTCTGCCTGGCGGCGCAGCACCTGCTGGCGCTCATAGAGCAGGACGGCGGCGATGACGACCAGGCCGGCCAAGCCGTTTACCCACCACGGCCAGCCAAAAGCGACGACGATTGCCGTTAGCACGATGTTGAGTACCGCCAGGGGCAGCAAGGTCGTCCAGCCCAGGCGCATCAGGCGGTCGTAGCGGATACGTGGCAGCGTGGCGCGTATCCACATGAACAGGAACAGGAAAATGGCTACCTTAATCAAAAAGAAGACGATGGTCAGCCCTGGAATGTTGTTTCCCAGGCCGAAGAGACTCCAGCCGCCGAAGAAAACCGTGGCAGCCACGGCGCTAACAGTTATCATATTGATGTACTCGGCCATCTGGTACAGGCTCCAGCGCAGGCCGCTGTACTCGGTCAGGTAACCGGCGGTCAACTCCTGCTCGGCTTCCGGCAGGTCGAACGGCGCGCGGTTCACCTCGGCTATGGCGGCAATCAGGTAGATGACGAAGCCCAGCGGCTGCGCGAAGACGAACCAGATACCCTGGTCCAGCTGCGCGTGTACAATATTTACCACGCTGAGCGTGCCGGCCCACATCAATGCGCCGCTGAGCGCCAGTCCCAGGCTCGTCTCGTAAGAAACCATCTGGGCAGCGCTGCGCAGCGAACCGAGCAGCGAATAGCGGTTGCCGGATGACCAGCCACCGAGCACGATACCATAAACGGCCAGCGAGGACATCGAGAGAATCCAGAGCAGGCCGACGTTGATATCGCCAATCCACGGGTCCCAGACGCTCGGCTTGCCGTTGATCCAGTTGTTGCCGATGGGTATGACGGCAAATGCGCTCAGCGCGACGATCACTGAAATGATGGGCGCGATCAGGTAGATGAGCTTTTTCGCCTGCGATGGCACGATCTGTTCTTTGAAAGCCATTTTAATGCCGTCGGCCACGGGTTGGAACATGCCGAGCGGGCCGGCGCGATTCGGTCCCAGCCGGCCCTGAATCTTCGCCACCACGCGTCGCTCAATCAGCGTCAAATACGCGAAAGCGGTCAGCAGGGCGAAGATCACAATGGCGCTTTTAATGACGGCAGCGGTATAGGGATTATTCAGAAAATCAAGAAACATGCGCCACCTCCTGCTCGCTTGTCCGCACGCCATGTGGGCGCAGGCCTTCCCACGTCAGGCCGGCGTAGAACGGGTTCGTGCTCGCGATCTCAAGCAGTATTTCCTGCGGGCTGCTATAGTTCCATTTGTGACCAAGGTGATTGGCCAGCGCGGTCAGGATTTCCCAATCGGCTTTCGCGCCCGGCAGTGGTCGCAGGGAATGCCAGATAGCCTGCACGTGGTGATCGACATTGGTCATACTGCCATCTTTTTCGGCGAACGTGACGGCGGGCAGCACGACATCGGCCTGCTGAGCCGTCTCTGTCAGCAGAATATCCTGCACGATCAACAATTCCAGGTCAGGCGGAAATTGTCCCACGTGCCGCATGGGATTGGCTCCCATGACATACAATGCCTTGATATCGGGGCTACTCAGCATCTCGTTGTACGACAAACCGCGCTCTTGAGCAGGTTGATAGCCGGGAAGCGCATCGGGCAGCAGTCCCATATCGCGCGCGCCAAGCGAGTTCGCGTCCTCGAAGAGCGGCCCGACACCGGCTCCGGGGCGATCAATGTTTCCGGTGACGACGGCCACCATTTGCAGGTCTGCCGCCAGGTCCTGGCAGCCGGGCGCCAATGTTGCCATTTCGTCATAGAGAATGATTGCGCCTTTGGCCAGCGCGATCTCGTGCGCGAGATGTTGCAAGTGCGTTGTCGTCTCAAGCCCGAAGGATGTTTCCGCCGCCTGTATGTTGGCGTCTTCACTGTGCAAGCGGGCGCGCAGGTCTTCATGTTGATGCGGGTTGTCGATCTCGTTGTTCAAGACGTATTTCAGTAGCATCTTCGCGGCCATGCCGGCTCCATGCTGCGGAATCGCGACCTTGCTTGCCGCGAAGCGATCCAGTTCCGTCTCATCCTCGTTGACGATGTAGATTTTTGCCCCGGCCTTCATTGCCTTCTTGATGCGCAGGTTGAGAATGGGCTGGCGCTGGTAGGGATCGGAAGCCACCAGCACGATATGCGAGGCCTTCTCGATCTCGGCGATACTGTTGGTCATCATCCACGGCTTGCCC from Ktedonobacteraceae bacterium includes the following:
- the nuoH gene encoding NADH-quinone oxidoreductase subunit NuoH; the protein is MFLDFLNNPYTAAVIKSAIVIFALLTAFAYLTLIERRVVAKIQGRLGPNRAGPLGMFQPVADGIKMAFKEQIVPSQAKKLIYLIAPIISVIVALSAFAVIPIGNNWINGKPSVWDPWIGDINVGLLWILSMSSLAVYGIVLGGWSSGNRYSLLGSLRSAAQMVSYETSLGLALSGALMWAGTLSVVNIVHAQLDQGIWFVFAQPLGFVIYLIAAIAEVNRAPFDLPEAEQELTAGYLTEYSGLRWSLYQMAEYINMITVSAVAATVFFGGWSLFGLGNNIPGLTIVFFLIKVAIFLFLFMWIRATLPRIRYDRLMRLGWTTLLPLAVLNIVLTAIVVAFGWPWWVNGLAGLVVIAAVLLYERQQVLRRQAELAAVEKALPASVRLVKFDRVAKETSTPAPEEVAQEAKA
- a CDS encoding PIN domain-containing protein; protein product: MGTIDSLRGSVVGFDTMPLIYYIEEHPTYLKVVEPFFRAIEHGEFEVVTSVITLLEVLVHPIRNGDIELAQEYRTLLFDTEGLSTNIINREIAEEASRLRALYKIRTPDSIQLATAILGGASYFLTNDVHFQSLPDIKILLLDNLKKEIESEQQSQEP